The genomic interval ACCCAGGCAGCCATGGCTCGACCTTCGGCGGCAACCCGCTCGCCTCCGCCGTGGCGCTCGAGGCGCTCAACGTCATCGAGGACGAGCAGCTCGTCACGCGCAGTGCCGTGCTCGGCCAGCACCTGAAGCAGCGACTGCTGGCGATCGGCTCGCCGGCGATCCGCGATGTGCGCGGCCTCGGGCTCTGGGTCGGCGTCGAGCTCGACCCGGCGCTGGCCGATGCGCGGCGCGTGTGCGAGCGCCTGGCCCAGCGCGGCGTGCTTACCAAGGAAACGCATGAGACGGTGGTGCGCTTCGCCCCGCCGCTCACCATCACTCGGCAGGAACTGGATTGGGGGTTGGACGTGGTAGCAGAAACGATCAACGAGGCGACGCCGAAGGCCGTGGCCGGCCGTATCGTGCCCGCGGGGCACGCCCACGGCGCCGCCGCCCAACGCGCGACCACAGCGGCGTCAAATGGCCCGCATCTGGTGATGTGCCCGCCGGAGCATTACGAGGTCAGCTACAAGATCAATCCCTGGATGGACCCGGCCGCCTGGGCCGTCTCGGCCGAGACGCTCGCCCATGACGCCCGCGTCGGCTGGCAGAAGCTCTACGACACCTATCGCGCGCTCGGCGCCAACATCGAGATCATGCCGGCTCAACCGGGCCTGCCGGACCTGGTGTTTACGGCCAATTGCGCCGTCGTGCTCGACCGCAAGGTCCTGCTCGCGCGCTACAAATGCGCCGAGCGCCAGGGCGAGGAGGCCCATGGCCGCCGCTTCTTCGAAGGGCTGAAGCAGTCGGGCGTGGTCGACGAGATCCACGAGCTGCCGGCGGGCGTGTTCTTCGAAGGCGCCGGCGACTGCTACTGGGACCCGCACCGCCGCATGCTGTGGACCGGCTGGGGCCAGCGCTCCTCGCTCGAGGCACGCACCGCGATCGAGCGGATCTACGGTGTGCCGACGGCATCGCTCAAGCTGGTCGATCCGCGCTTCTACCATCTCGACACCGCGTTCTGCGTGCTGTCGGGCGGCGAGGTGCTCTATGTGCCCGGCGCCTTCACCGAGGAAGGCCGCCAGCTGATGCGCGCCCTGATCGGGCCGGAACGGCTGATCGCGGTCGAGGATGCCGATGCCGAGACGCTCGCCGCCAACTCGGTCGCAGTCGGCCGCGACCTGGTGTTCGGCAGCTGCGGCGCAGCACTCGAAACGCAATTGAACGCCCGCGGCTACACGGTGCACCGCGTGCCGCTCGGCTCGTTCGGCCGTAGCGGCGGCTCGGCCTATTGCCTGACGCTTCGGCTCGACAATTACGCGCTGGCGAGCTGATCCCCCGGCTCAAAGGCGGCGCCTCCCCGGCCCTCGCCCTGTCGGGCCGGGGAGGAGCTTTCAACGGGCGAGCCGTCGCCCCGCGCAGCCGTTGTTAGGGATTGATATGCTTCAGATTCGTCAGTTCGCCGACGATGTAGTGCAAGTGATTGACGTCCCAGCTGTGCTTGTGGAACATCGTCTTCAACAATTTCTCGGACGGATACCAATTCGACGGAATTGGCGCCGTGTAACTGCCGAACATGCCGGGATTCAGATCGTGATCGGCCTCGGCCTGGGCGGATAGAAAATTCTGCCTCGCCCATACCTCGTCAATGATCCCGCGCACGGTGAGGTCCATAACGGCATACTTTGCGCCACCGATCGGCTTCTGCCACGTGCCGTGAGGCCAAATCTGACAAAGCCTTTTATAGTTGGCACTATGCTCGATCGACTTTGATCCATCGTCCTTGCCAAATTTTTTCTTGACGGTTGTGCGAATTTTCTTGAAGGGATTAAACATTCTTTCTGCCCTCTCTTAAGAGATACGGAGCGAAACCTCGATGCAGATTAAAAATGTGTCAGGCAGGCGGCACCTGGATCGGCAAGGAAAGTGAGCCGCCAAACCCGCCCTCGTAAAGTTAAAAATTTGGAAAAATTCTCCGAAAAAATGGGCATTCGCGCCAACCCGGTGCGCCGCCGTGACCGGGCCGAGCTCGATCATGCGCTCACACTCCGAGGCTGCGCCTGACCAATTCGGGGGCCGCGTCGAGATCGGCGCTGTCGCCGCTCCAGATCGTCCGGCCTTTCTCGATGATGACATGGCGGTCGGCAAGCCGCTTCAAGGCCGCCAGGTTCTTGTCGACCACCAGGATCGCCTCGCCTTCCTCCTTCAAGAGCGCCAGACAGCGCCAGATCTCCGCGCGCACCAGCGGCGCCAGCCCCTCGGTCGCCTCGTCCAGGATCAAGAGCCGCGGATTGGTCATGAGCGCGCGGCCGATCGCCAGCATCTGCTGCTCGCCACCCGACAGCGTGCCG from Aliidongia dinghuensis carries:
- the rocD gene encoding ornithine--oxo-acid transaminase, giving the protein MHVGELERRYGAQNYLPIPVVLSRGEGVWLWDDQGRKYLDMMSAYSAVSPGHSHPRLVAALVEQAHRLAVPSRAFMNDKLGPLMERLVSLTGLDKVLPMNTGAEAVETAIKAARRWAYQVKGVAQNQAEILVASGNFHGRTTTIVGFSSEDAYRQDFGPFTPGFRILPFGDLAAFEAAVGPNTAAILIEPIQGEAGIRVPPAGFLKGLRQLCDRKNVLLILDEVQSGLGRTGKWFAYQHEDVLPDGVILGKALGGGLLPVSAFVGKAEIMDLFNPGSHGSTFGGNPLASAVALEALNVIEDEQLVTRSAVLGQHLKQRLLAIGSPAIRDVRGLGLWVGVELDPALADARRVCERLAQRGVLTKETHETVVRFAPPLTITRQELDWGLDVVAETINEATPKAVAGRIVPAGHAHGAAAQRATTAASNGPHLVMCPPEHYEVSYKINPWMDPAAWAVSAETLAHDARVGWQKLYDTYRALGANIEIMPAQPGLPDLVFTANCAVVLDRKVLLARYKCAERQGEEAHGRRFFEGLKQSGVVDEIHELPAGVFFEGAGDCYWDPHRRMLWTGWGQRSSLEARTAIERIYGVPTASLKLVDPRFYHLDTAFCVLSGGEVLYVPGAFTEEGRQLMRALIGPERLIAVEDADAETLAANSVAVGRDLVFGSCGAALETQLNARGYTVHRVPLGSFGRSGGSAYCLTLRLDNYALAS